The genomic stretch TTTTAAATGCTTTTctcttatcaaaataaattaattaacacttAAGAATTATAATATTACACATTTATAACGTATTTTGTAcaataaatttcataaataaagACCACTAAATGGCCAACCTTGATCGTTAAGAAAAAGTATGCCACCTTACATACTAAGATGCCTACATATAAAGATGTCATCATGGTTGGATGATGAGATAACTGTGAATTATTACTTGTGAGGATTAAgaatttagggaaaattatattttatctcccaaagttttaaatttttgcaattcaactaatattatcccaaaattctcatattacccataatttttatttataaaaaaaaaaaaaaaagaagcaaatttgggggtgcaaaaatggccagatggccaaaggaaCCACcctgaatatttttttaattttttataaaaaataaaaaattagggtcaATATTGGAAATTTTgaatacaattggtcaaattgcaaaaatttgaaactttgggagtgtggattgccaaaattaaaactttggaggtGGAATTACAAATCAtctcaaactttggggggtaaaatataattttcccaagaatttattttaacttgCTATTTGagcaaacaaaaagataaaggTTTTGGGATTTTGTGGGTTGCAATTTCCTGTTGTCTATTTGGTTTTCtcacaaaaattataaaagatgaCACTCATTTTGGCCATCTTATCTAGTTATCTCTAATATTCTTCACTTGGCCACtctatttaaaaacaaaaacaaaaacaaaaacaaaaaaaccttcCAAACCACTAATTTTTGAGgaacaaaaaacataagaaagtCACACTCGATAGTCAGCAGATTTGATAGACTACCAAAACCATCACTAAATCCCAATCACCAAAATCaaaattcctcaaaaaaaaCCCACCACAATAGAAAAAcgaatggacagaaatttctacAAATAGGGTGGGAAGAAATTTTTGCAAAAAAGTCTTTTAAAGTGATATGCActttaattatctcaaaaagcaaatacttttttattattattattaatgatattaaaagagagtatataataatattatttaatatactCTTATACAATTAAGATGATGTAATAATGAAAATTAGTATTTGAATCAGCAAGagtttgtaaaaaagaaaaattaattgctGATTTTCATTATTACGTCATTTCAATTGTATGACAGTAAtataataatctactaaataatattttttattaaaaaaatagtacttCAATTTCAGTCCTATACATCTAGACTGATATAGCATTGCTCAtcacccttaattttttttttcttttttaataaaaactaatcCAAAAGCTTATCGACATTATCATATCAACTCGGTTGTATAAAATTACTCTAAACAAATATATACTTCTCACGTGATAAGTATCatttttagaaattagtttAGGAGAATTTGTATCCAAATCAAtttatagaaacaaaacaagaaaaaaaaaaaaaaaaagttcagggTCTTTAACTTTTCCCAATACTGAACACTGCGACCCTTTTCTCAAAAGAACGTCACCATCAGCCAACTCCGCAAAATATTCCCTCGTGCCCCTCTCCCAAAGCAACCCATcaacactctctctctcacagattTGCTCTTAACATTTACACACTAATAACCtttatataaataaacctcCCATGGCTGTAACCCAGCTGTGCAACGGAGCCAAAGCTAAAACTCTGAAACTGGTGTGGTAGCAATTACAGCCATGACTATTATACGGAGCATCATACAGGACATGAGGTCGAGGTCGGAGAGAGCGGTGCAGGACAGGGTGGTGGAGGCGGTCACCGACGGGCTGAGCCAGAGCTGCTGGGCCAACATGCCGCAGGAGCTGCTCAGGGAGGTGCTCGTGAGAATCGAGGCCTCAGAGAGCGCTTGGCCCCCACGGAAGAGCGTCGCCGCGTGCGCCGGCGTTTGCCGGAGCTGGCGGGAGATCACTAGGGAGATCGTCAAGGCTCCGGAGGTCTCTGGAAAGCTCACTTTCCCGATCTCTGTCAAGCAGGTAATGGAAAAACATGTGATGTATCGGAATTGGAATTGGAGGCTGGGATATGGgttctttgtttgtttggttggttTTATGAGTTAATTGGTTTGGAATGGGAATTGGGTTTATTGAAAACAatttcatggttttttttttctttttagctgAAATTTATGTATCTGGgctttttttaagttttcactTCTGGATTTGTAAAATCAAGGTCACATTTTTACGCATGAGATGTGGAACTCAAGTCTAGAAGTTGGGATTGTGAAACTGTGAATGTAATATATTCAGTAATTCTTGCCTGatagtatttgattttgggCGGTTTGTTTGTAGTTTTCGTTTTTGGATTAGTGATCTTTCTATATCGTGTGTAATTTCTGTGGGaagtatttattatttttctttttctgcagaGGATTAGTTCGAGAATGAGTTTAAGCCATTTTTTCCGGTTAGAATGATAGTATTGATAATGCATGGGGCCACCTCAAAAATTATCCCATTTTCACAATCATTGAGGCTTTTCTATCGGAAATTGCTCAAAAACTTGCTTCCAAAGTATTCTAGGCTCTTTAGGGGACCACTTTCCGCTTCAATTGTTGCAGGTCCATTGTGATGATTGgctttgaaaaagtttttttttttggtttccagATAGATATTTTGTTCAACTTTGTATTCTTCTAATTTACTGTGAGATGCCATGTACTGTAAAATGGATTTAGTGACAGCAAGAAACCTAAAATCATGTAAAAATTGTTGTTTGTCATAATTACTTCGATTATTTAGACTAGGTTCTGATTCGGGAGCTTCTTGAAATGGACTGGTTTACTCAATCAATATAAGTAGAAAAAGCAAGCTTAGATCCCATGTTTTTTTatgaacaaataaaataatttcacgATCTCATTCGTACTCTTTATCTTTAGTTTCTACGCATTGCCAAAGTTTTTGTGGTAATTTTTTTGCAGCCCGGGCCAAGGGATTCCCTCCTCCAGTGCTTTATAAAACGGAACCGGTCCACCCAgacatattttcttttcctcagtTTGACTAATGGTGAGCATCTGGTATCTTGAATCAGAGTTTTATACTACTTCAGACTGTTATTTGTAAGTTACCAGTGTACATGGTTAGATTGTTTTCCTAAGCTTTTACTGCAGACTAGAATTGATCTAGTTCTGTTTAAGTAGTTCATTCATTCAGTCAAACCGCTTGTTAATTTCGGTCTCCGTTGCAGCCCTTGCTGATGATGGAAAATTCCTTCTTGCTGCACGCAAGTGGAGACGCCCCACCTGCACAGGTTATATCATTTCTCTGGATGCTGATGATATGTCGAAGGGGAGTGGCACCTACATTGGAAAACTCAGGTATGCTTTTAGAGGCGTATGATGTGACCTATGTTTTTGTTCACTCACGGGCTCAActattaatacatatatttttattctgtttctttGGCTAGATCAAACTTTTTGGGAACAAAGTTCACAATCTTTGATGGGCAACCACCTCATGCGGGAGCAAAAATAACGAAAAGTCGCTCCACTAGGCTAGTGAATTCAAAACAAGTTTCACCAAGGGTCCCTGCTGGCAACTATCCAGTAGCTCACATCTCGTATGAACTTAATGTGTTGGGTTCTAGGTAAGAACAAGCTTGTGTAGCTACTTGGAGATATTTTCTTTGCTGAAGGAATAATAGATATAGAgcttgtttaggattgcgtttgaaatatagagcttttaagtcaaaaagtgcttttgggcaaagcttcatttttaagcttttgtcaaaagtgcgttttggccatttttaggctttttggactcttaaaaacgcttttaatttttttaccaaacgagtgtttttttcctaaaatgGATTTTTCGAgtattaaaatcacttttaagcTCCTctaacgcaatcccaaataggcccATAATCGATGAGATTTTCCTctgctttttcccaatttttgcAATTGCATACTTTCATAAACAAACTTGCAGATACTTATAGATTTTGTATAACATAAGAAGCAGGGGTCCTAGGAGAATGCAGTGTAGCATGGATGCCATACCCACATCTGCAATTGAACCTGGAGGAGTAGCTCCCACACAGACTGAGTTTTCTGTTAGCAATATAGATTTCTTTCCATCACTGCCATTTTTCCGATCAAAATCAAGTCGTGTGGAGAATATCTTATCTGGACCATTGGCCAGTCAGAAAGATGGAGTGCTAGTATTAAGAAACAAGGCTCCCAGGTGGCATGAGCAGCTCCAGTGTTGGTGTTTGAACTTTCATGGACGGGTGACAGTTGCTTCAGtgaaaaactttcaattggtaGCTTCTCCAGAAAATGGTCCAACTGGACCACAACATGAGAAGATCATCCTCCAGTTTGGGAAAGTAGGGAAGGACTTGTTTACCATGGATTACCGGTATCCTATATCGGCATTCCAGGCATTTGCAATCTGCCTTAGCAGCTTTGACACCAAGATTGCTTGTGAATGACACGTTTGAACAGGTTTGTATTTATCTAAAGCTGAAATTCCAGAATTTGAATGTAGCTGAAAAACTAAGCTGCAAAAAGGCATCATGGCAACTTCCATGCTCCCTCTTTTGTTTTCTACAAACATAAATATTagatacattgcttgacttGCTAGCGAGAGAAACTTTAGAGTAATCTTGTACAAGTTGATGGATGCACCTAAATGGCTAAATGTGTTTCGAGTCCTTCGGATTATAGTACATGATTGGCATGACATGAAGCTTTAGTCTTCCAAAATTCTGAGCTACAAAGCTTTTCTTGAACTACTAGAAACTTGTCTTAAGGAAGTTTAAGCTATCTAGATACTGCCATTTGAGCATAAATggcttagagcctgtttggaattgtatttgagaaatagaatttttaagtcaaaaagagctttcggacaaaagcttaaaaatgaagtttttgtcaaaagtgctttttggccatttttaggctttttggactcttaaaagcacttttaaatttgtttatcaaacgagtactttttttttttaaataggctttttgagtgttaaaaacacttttagacctttcaaatacaatctcaaacatgctcttaatgaAGTTTAAGCCATCTAGATAGTGCCATTCGAGCATAAATGGCTTAATGAAGTTTAAGCCCTACACTGTCAACTTGCCAGCTTGACAATTTACTGCCATTCACTTACACGCCATGCTGCTACCATCTCCACCGAGCTTATGAAATATCTAATGTATTCCTTCATTTTCCTTTGGTCATATTTattgttgtttcttttgttaaatGACCATGGTTTTGATCCTCTAAGGCCTTCTATGTGCTTTGATGTAGATAGTGATAAAGTTACTGGtctataataatttttaataattatttttcactGTAGATGTTAATAATTCTAAAGATGAATCAAACTAAACGGCTTTCCATTGGTCCAGGACAAGcataatttgaaggaaatataGCATGTTGTAATGCAATGAAGTTATTTGGAGAAGGCAATTGCAAATGGTGTCATGGCTTTCACCGTTGCAGAAAGAGGCAGATTTCAGGGTTTTAACTTCAATACCCCGTATGAAGACTCTGGTTAAATCGTGGGAAGAGTTTATGAAATCAAGAGTCTTGAGCTTCGGACGTTTTTCACCCTCCAGGCCTCGTATATTTTGTCTGTTTGTGTACatagcaacttttttttttatacaatgtGCCTTCGATTGTGGTTGTGCTgctatttaatttaatttttctgaaattCAGATACTGATATGCAAATATACATACTATATTATGATATAATTTCTGGTTTGGGTAGAGCATGGAATTGAAACACATGCCCATATACTTTTATTTTCCATACCATGCTGTGCGGGGTTCAATGCTAACATGATTTATGGATCATGGTCAATAGATTTttctaggggtgcaaaggcggttacggttagcggttagtggcaataaccgctaaccgtaaccgccttagcggttagtagatttcactaaccgcaaccgctaaccgcctaccggttagcggttagcggttaaccgccggttagcggttagtgaaatagataaccgcccgctaaccgctttttttaaattgggcttttttttttttggctttttgggcttttttttaccctcattttttttattgtatttttaatatatgcttgggcccaattgctataaaaagtgcccatattgaaaaatcaaaaatatttgacccaaaatttacatttacttgtactttaaaaaaatttccttaaatattaaatcataaccggttaacttttttttttaaaaaaaaaaaaaaaattcaacacaacatacaaaaaaaagttcagaattcagacaactgtcacaacatataaaaaaatatataaaaaaagttcaacacaaagcatataaaataagttcaaataaaacattaaatgatacaaataaaacattaaaacttcatcaatcctctcatttggtcctctagcaaatcctgtggacatcaaaagaagaaaaattataatattaaacataataatattaaggcacaaaatacattaatacattaatacttcaattgtgattaatgtattaatggttaaatttctttttctaaaaaatgttcaaaaaatacattaatacttcaattgtgattataagtaacacattgttgaatctaatatcaattacttaatttgatattatataattatatagtctcattaaattatatcatatgactcatatgattaataatttaaattcttatcatatttacttataatcttttttctttgaattgaacttaatatctaatggtaaatggtaatgttcaaactcctaaatcctaaattcctaaagtatctaataatgctttaattaaattgtagacttgtagttataagtaatatattgtttaattcaattgaatcacttgtgattatcattgtacatgaatcatatgattaacttgtagacttatgacttatgagttatgtcatattatatatgtattatttattattatataatcatatgatttaatgatcaagtcatcatgtgatataatcatatcaattatagtgataatatataaattactaaaattataatgataatacattaatacttaaattgtgtttataagtaacacattgatcattgtttaatccaatgtcaattacttaatttgatattatacgaatcatatcatcattgtacattaataatatgattcacttgaagttttgaataaagtatttgaattgtcattgaatcatatgattaagtattgatattatacatttatattattcatatacatatgtaaacttatatagacttataagtttataacatacattggaaataagtctccagatatttaattgttgtattagtatgaattggtatacttatgagttatgtcatattatatatgtataatttgttattatataatcaaatgatttaatgatcaatctcatgtgatataatcatataaattatagtgataatatattaatactcaaattatgatttaattattttaaaaaaaaaattgtgatttaatgatcaagtgattatgttatatgtataaatatttttataattataattataaaaatatattatataaaaatgcggttagcggttagcggttacggttagtagacccaataaccgctaaccgctaaccgctagacggttatggcggttaggcggttagcggttaatgcggttagacggttaggcggttggcggttatagcggttagcggttagcgggcggttgcACCCCTAGATTTTTCTTTGCAAAACAACATAAGCTGCTGTAGGGTGTGCATTAGAGTTGGCAGAGTTGAAAATGGGGTTTCGGCATTCCACCTCCGCCAAGGTCAGAAGAGTTGGAAAAAAAACATTCTAACTCTTTTTGGATGGAGGCTATTTCTGCCTAGCCTCCTCCACTTTCGAAATGTCAAAGGCAGAGTCGAGCAGAAGTGTCAGAAGAGAGATCTCCAATAGATCTCTTTGTTTTTGCTGATGAAGACGAAAAAGATATGGTGAAGCGGGTGCAGAGCAGCAATGGTACGGTGGAAGGGAAGGAAGATGATGAGCACGACGATGCGATAGTGTGGAGACGCCGAAGACATGGAAAGGAGAAGATGAGCGTATGGTTGCAGTGATGCGGTGGGTGTGAAAAAGAGAATAGAGAAGAAAAGGGAGATGAGAGCAAGGGGACTTAGGGTAGGAAAGTTGGGAGGATAATGAGTCTGAAAGAGCATGAAAGgcacaaaatgaagaaagatggGAGTACTCCGGGGTTGAAGAAAGTTGGGAAGATGATGAGTTGAGAGAGAACAAACGTTTCAAAACGAATAACGATGAATATATGTTGACCTAAAACGAATAACATTTCTATTGAAGCTTacaatttcataaataaaactTCGAAGTGTCTTTTTTCCTATTGACCAGTCTGACCAGTTGGTTCTACGATATGCAAAATTAAATCATACTAGGAGAATATATGAGAAAATTCAATCACTCTTTACCCAAAGTAGGCCTAACATGGAGAGTAGAAGAGATGAGTCAATTTTGTTAGAAAGCTTGAGAGAGGGGTTTTGGCggccatgagagagagagagagagagagagctgcttCCTCTTTGCTGAGGGTAGGCTTGAGACTTGAGAGGAGCTGGCAAACTGCCAAGATCCTTGTAGGAAAGAGCAAGCTTAAGATAAATTTATCTACACAATTAGAGCTTTCTATTCCATTAAAGTTTAAACCAGGATGTACAAATTATATAACGTCTTATTATACAAATGATAAAAATAGATATATTGTTCTATATTTACAGGAATATATTTCTAACACTCTTACTAATTAAGCTGCTTGCATGTGAACGCCTGATTCTGAACTTACGTGCAgagcttctttttcttctttaggcAGATCATCTGATTCCAATTCTGGTTGATGAAGACTCCGGACGAACCCTGTGAATGAAGGGAAATGCTCCGGAGAGAAAAAATAAGCTCCCATTCTCTGATAAGTGAACAAGTCCACAGCATTCTCACCCAACAAATTCTTCCTTATCTGTTCCATGCCACCGGGAGCCACAGAAGCTGATGAGTTTTGTCCAGAAACATCAACTCCATGCTTTCTGCAACTTGCCCTGATATCAGCAAGTAACAACTCAGGACTTGAGAGGGACTCATTTGGCTGGTGCTCAGCTGACAGGTCCATTCCAGGCAAAATCATTTTGCATGAATTCCTTGCAAACATCTCTGCAACCGCTTCATAACCGTCTCTACTGCTCGTGTTATAGTACCCAGCAGTAAGCTCAGATGGATGGGATCTGGTTCTGTACCAAGAGTGCATTAGTGGCACCTTGCCATATACTGTAGCTGCAGTCTCACTGAAAATTGAAGAGGCAAGGGAGAGGAGACGATTTCCATGGGATATGAGCTGGTTTGAGTACCAGGAAAGGAAGAAGTCAGCATATGGAGACTCCCATGATCCGCCATCTTCCCTGAAGAAGTTGTTCGAGTTGGGCGACTGGTCATAAGTCGGGGCATCGTGAGGACCGCCAAGTCCCCATAACGGATTACCGGTTGCTTCAGCATGTTGCTTCAAAATGCTAAGCATGTTTTTATCATAACACTGGAATTCTCCAACTCCGGGGATTTTGTTACTTTTGGCTTGCCTGTGGTGTGAAGGATATCGGAGCTCACCATCTGGTCCTAGACCCATAGAGATGCCCTGAAAAATAGCAATCCATAACCATGGGGACTGTCAGTACccataataagaaataatacaGTTGCTGTTGATTATAGAATTTTCGAAACAAACTTCTTACCGTGATTGTGGAACCCATGAAAGGTGAGAAAGAAGACTTAAAGCTCTCACAAAATTCATGATATGCTTGGATCGGAGTCTTCCCATCAAGCACAGGAAGATCACCAACAGCTAATGATAGGCACTCTTTGTAATGCTGTCCTGCCCGATCGGTGAAAAAAATTCCGGGTTGGGATTCGCCAATCCGGGATACCCACTTGGGGAGtgatatttttggttgtttagaTGCATGGAAGCAAAGAGACACATGAAGCTTGAGGCCAACTTTCTGAACCATCTCAGCAAGAGCAAGATAGCCTGACCACTCATACTTCCCCATGGCTTCTTTCTCTACTATTCCCCACCAAACTGGGAGCTCTACACCTTCCACTCCCAACAGCTTCAAAGCTTTCAGGCCAGCTGCAATTGCTTTAGCATGGTTTACTGCATTGCAGTCGGAAACCGCATCCAAGGGCAGCCCAACAAATAATCTTACACCATCATGCtgcaaaaaattattcaaagaTAACAAGATTTTTAAATTGGTATCATAAGAAATACATCAAGTCAAAAGAGCAGGAACTCTCTAAGCAATAACTTAAGAAGAATAAGTGAATCAGTTGTATGTTTTCCATTTACTTCCTCTGGGTTTGGTAAGTTAGGATCCTCTAAATTTCATAGGTTAACTTCAAGTTAGAGTCTTAAAATTCTAAcaattatttttgagaaaatgaatCATATTTTACCATCTCTATAGggtttttaatcttttttcttaattaattgtattaGGGGACAAAATCTGAATCagttaattgaaaaaaatggttCTAGGAAACCTAATAGGATCCTGAATCCTGAATCCCCATTTCTGAAGGCCTTAAATTGATTATCCTATACAAATTTTGGCATGTATGTTATGATAGCATGATTAATGAGGTTGACACATTAATACCTAATTCTCTTGGCAAGGGAACCAAGGAAACGTACATATCATTTCAAATATTTGcataaaaacaatttcaaacaaaaccaaGATAGCCCTATAATTCCAATCATTTGTCTGTCCCTTTCACACCCCATCCAGTAGCTCATGTAAATTTGAAATAGCTGGAAAAtggccaaaaagaaaatttatcacttataatttaatgagaaatgttaggtgctcTCATAATGTTTTCCTTCTGTCCTCCTAGTctaggtaaatattattttataaagacCAAGcgagagaaataagagcaattttattttttattttttataaaataatattcacgtaGGATAGAAGAACATAAGAAAAGAACACCAATAAAGCACATAGCATTTCCCTATTTTAATCTCTcagggtttatatatataagctatacatcccaaattttcttctcaaaagctagttcccaaatgatgtattaccatctcatgagatttattattttgaaaaatgtgtcaccaacttATGGAataatgacacatcatttgagaatcAACTTTTGGGAATAAATTttggagtaattctagaaggtctacttgtgtcctactaagaataatgtggctattcAAATCACcattgatcaaaattcaataatgatcaatcacaagctcaatggtgattttaatagccacatcaatcttagtaggacacaagtaggcctcCTATAATTACTCTAAATTTTGGAATGcgtaccatatatatatagtcaacaGCTACCGAATAATCCCATTCTAATTAACTATCTTTTTAATTGCATATTAAAAATATAGtagtaacaaaaaaaagaaaaaaaaaatctttcctATCTTTACTCAATTATCTCCTTCAATAAAAGGAAAAGTAGTATTCAAGTTAAGGGCAACAAGGCTAATACATAAGAagtacgaaaaaaaaaatgaaatgcgAAAAGTAACTTACTAAAACTTATTTCAAattgttataattattttttttctccgcAACCAAACGCATCACcgactaaaataaaaaataaaaaataaattaacgaAAAATGAACTCACCGATTTGGATCTTCTGGTACAAACCGAGACTTTCTCGGACCGGAGCGGTTCAGACTGAACAGCCTTCAAAGCGAATCGGACTCGAGCCTTTCTCCACCTCGGGCTCTGCTCGAAACATACCCTGCTCTTCGCAGAAAACACCTTCCCAACACCTTTCAGATCAGAAAAACCCAGCTCCCTGTACGCCAAATCGGTTTTCCAAATCTTCGCCTGAGAGCTCCCAATCATCGAAACCTCCATACccgatttgtttttttttttttttttttttaaaaaaaaaaaggttttcacTACCCGAAACGCAGTTTCGAACCCAGAAAACGAAACCCAATTAgaaactttaaaaacaaaaattgaacaacaaaAAGCTCTCTCGGAGAGATCACAAAGTGAGAGTGAAACCGTGAATTTTGTTTGGAAAAGAGTTTGTGAAGTTTTAGGAAACGGGAAGCTGATAAATATATAGGGGAGGGACCGTGGAAtactattcaaaaaataataataaaaaaaggtgcTAGCCACGTGTCACTCTGTGACAATGCCAAAGTTGAACCGCgtaaaattattgaatttgttcgctttatttattttattctagaTGGGGTTTTCAGGTTTTGGATTATTTAAACCGATATAGCAGCTTAATTAATTGTCTTTTGTTTGGATTattcatgtttaatttttttaatataaataatgctcccttcaataattcaaattttttattattactttttggtAAATTTTATCCTCAAACTTCAAATGCTAGAACGTTCGACTCATATAATCTcctattttcactttttaatgaagttttGGGATAAAAATGAGAGAATGTGTGCTCGGTAGATATTAATTATGTGGATATGGAGAAAAGCGTGGATGATTGAATCGACGTGGAAAGTTAGAAGGCCACGTCATGCCAACGACCACACACAGGGTCCCATCTCATTACTTTATTATTTAAGTatttcacaaattcaatgatgctGTTTGGATTGGTCTGACACGTGGCGAACACCCACGGGCTGCTGCGTGCCTGCTGACTCATGAGTCATGCCCAGGGTAGACTCTGCCAAAGTTTTTGTTGTATCTTCTCTCAGATTCCATGGCCGTTGGTTGCTGACCACAGCCCACGGCACTATGCTTCCTtgaaaagatagagagagagagagagaggggtggcCCGGTGGGTAATACAGTTTGTGGATAAGAAAGTTTCATGGTACGGCAATTTCGGTTGTTTTGTTATTTCTAAggataatatttgttttatgttttgatcTTCTGTGCATGCATCTTCTGGATTGGATTGGGTTAGTTTtgatagaatatatatattattctaaaaGGAAATGAGATCGGATTcaagtacaaattaaattaagggggaacttcacttaccccctatactttcgcgc from Corylus avellana chromosome ca1, CavTom2PMs-1.0 encodes the following:
- the LOC132168101 gene encoding tubby-like F-box protein 3 isoform X2; this translates as MTIIRSIIQDMRSRSERAVQDRVVEAVTDGLSQSCWANMPQELLREVLVRIEASESAWPPRKSVAACAGVCRSWREITREIVKAPEVSGKLTFPISVKQPGPRDSLLQCFIKRNRSTQTYFLFLSLTNALADDGKFLLAARKWRRPTCTGYIISLDADDMSKGSGTYIGKLRSNFLGTKFTIFDGQPPHAGAKITKSRSTRLVNSKQVSPRVPAGNYPVAHISYELNVLGSRGPRRMQCSMDAIPTSAIEPGGVAPTQTEFSVSNIDFFPSLPFFRSKSSRVENILSGPLASQKDGVLVLRNKAPRWHEQLQCWCLNFHGRVTVASVKNFQLVASPENGPTGPQHEKIILQFGKVGKDLFTMDYRYPISAFQAFAICLSSFDTKIACE
- the LOC132168101 gene encoding tubby-like F-box protein 3 isoform X1 — translated: MTIIRSIIQDMRSRSERAVQDRVVEAVTDGLSQSCWANMPQELLREVLVRIEASESAWPPRKSVAACAGVCRSWREITREIVKAPEVSGKLTFPISVKQPGPRDSLLQCFIKRNRSTQTYFLFLSLTNALADDGKFLLAARKWRRPTCTGYIISLDADDMSKGSGTYIGKLRSNFLGTKFTIFDGQPPHAGAKITKSRSTRLVNSKQVSPRVPAGNYPVAHISYELNVLGSRSRGPRRMQCSMDAIPTSAIEPGGVAPTQTEFSVSNIDFFPSLPFFRSKSSRVENILSGPLASQKDGVLVLRNKAPRWHEQLQCWCLNFHGRVTVASVKNFQLVASPENGPTGPQHEKIILQFGKVGKDLFTMDYRYPISAFQAFAICLSSFDTKIACE
- the LOC132167214 gene encoding inactive beta-amylase 9, which codes for MEVSMIGSSQAKIWKTDLAYRELGFSDLKGVGKVFSAKSRVCFEQSPRWRKARVRFALKAVQSEPLRSEKVSVCTRRSKSHDGVRLFVGLPLDAVSDCNAVNHAKAIAAGLKALKLLGVEGVELPVWWGIVEKEAMGKYEWSGYLALAEMVQKVGLKLHVSLCFHASKQPKISLPKWVSRIGESQPGIFFTDRAGQHYKECLSLAVGDLPVLDGKTPIQAYHEFCESFKSSFSPFMGSTITGISMGLGPDGELRYPSHHRQAKSNKIPGVGEFQCYDKNMLSILKQHAEATGNPLWGLGGPHDAPTYDQSPNSNNFFREDGGSWESPYADFFLSWYSNQLISHGNRLLSLASSIFSETAATVYGKVPLMHSWYRTRSHPSELTAGYYNTSSRDGYEAVAEMFARNSCKMILPGMDLSAEHQPNESLSSPELLLADIRASCRKHGVDVSGQNSSASVAPGGMEQIRKNLLGENAVDLFTYQRMGAYFFSPEHFPSFTGFVRSLHQPELESDDLPKEEKEALHVSSESGVHMQAA